DNA from Gouania willdenowi chromosome 15, fGouWil2.1, whole genome shotgun sequence:
AgatcaaaagcaaaaatatgagacttaaaaacaaatcataagaacaaaaaaaagaataaaacctAATAACAGGCCAAACTGACTGAAAATATCTGACATTAAGCATTAAAGAGCACGTACATATAAAAATAGCCTAAAACATCTAAAGACatactatataatatataataaaaaacagaCTTTAAGGACCAAACATGACAGAATACATGAAAAACAgaccaaaaataaattaaaagtacCAAAAAGCTGCATATAGTTCTTACAACAGACTAAAGGGACCTAAAAACTCACTAAACAGACctgaaatatattaaattaaacaaactaCAGAGTATAAGGTACTAAAACAGACTAAAAGAACCTGAAAACAAACTGTAAGGACCCAAAAGGGAATAAAAGTGgctaaaacagacaaaatagagaaaaaacacacaaaaactacttaaaaacagacttaaagcatttaaaagacctaaaaaatagaataaaagtcCCTAAAAACATGCTTTAATACTTTAAAGacctaaaaacagaataaaagttCCAAAAATCTGTTTAAAAATCACCTTAAAATTGAATTAGTAAATAATGATTGCAGACTTTGATATTACTTTATTATAAAAAGCAAGTCTGTGACCCACTCTGGTTTctgagccacatgttgagaacctTTTCATGTGTTCTATGGCTACAGTGACATAGAGGAGAAGTCCCTGGTTTTGTCTCTGGAGCAGAACCAGTCGCTGCTAAAGCCTTCAATCGTGAGCAGTTTCTTTAGGTTCGGAGCCGAGATGAAGGAGGAGCCTGAGGAGTCCCCCCAGCCCCCCCACCACGCCGACTCCAATGCCAACGTATCACTGGACTTCGGTCAGAGCCATTACCTTTACATATTCTCTAGtcctgtgtttgtgttgtcaattgttttgtgtgttttttaagttgttttgtgtgttttttatgtacttttttgttgtcattttgtatatttgtatgggctttttttgtgtttgttgttgttttgtgtgtttttttggagtctatTCTGTTTCCTTTACATCATTATTACTGTTTGAAAGCTCCGCCTCTGCCTCCGTCAGCTCCTCCTTCCTGGTCCAGTGAGGCTCACATGTCGGTCACCGTGGCGACGGTTCCCGAAGACGTCGCTAACATGGCTGGAATGTTCACCGTGAGACAGAATCCACCACCAGGGAGCGCCACGCCCAGCCTGAGCAGCTGCTCCACGGTacgtatgcgtgtgtgtgcgctgaTTGAACGAACGACGTGATCTGACGCACACGGtcatatggcctacgtgatttaatttaagtctaaagttttcattagtcatttcattttgcccttttgtctttgaaaagactgtattaaaatgcatttcgtgacgttagcttggtgctagcgttagctcggtgcatgtgttagctcacttgttagggttctgcaggttcttcattttcatctcactccactgggtcagactctggctggaacatgtaaggctggatggacaagtctaacgttgttgacattttgtaaataacctctgaataaaaagtttatgctccgctacatagccgtatctcttctatcaaactacaaaaatggccgagcagggtggagttgaaccgagtgtcacctgaagagggggcggggtatggagcatttaaagagacagcaccaaaacgagttgctctcagaagcacatcagaaaaggggtagaaaaggggtggagctataataatgaggaattcagacccaagcattgcagttcagctttatatagaccataactgtatgatttatatgtaaaaaggaaggatttaaaaccatcatatgtcccctttaaaagacCTAAAAAACTGAATATACACaccaaaaatgactctgcaaactgACAGTACTAACAAgcaatcaaaacaacaacagaaatacagaaaaattactccaaaaaaacatatcttactggaaaaatactcaaaagaacaatagaaatgcacagaaTACTATCATAATcagcacaacaacaacagacatactaaaaacacacaatctggtcctggtcagtagatgatggaaaccactgagaattccaggggccacagtgggggacagtcaccccagtggtatctgtcattgtgtccttgggcaaggcacttcacccacattaccTAGTGTGAaagtagtgtgtgagtgagtgttgttggtggtgggaggggcctatgggTCACTTCTTTTTTGTCTGTGCAGCCGAGCAGTCCTGgtgattactgcagctctgtGGAGAACGAGCTGAAGGTGGAGCTGACGGAGAAGCTCTTCTCTCTGGACACAAACGGAGTTAGTAGCTCCGCCCACACTGAGGTGAGTCCACGCTCGCTCTCACCTTCATTAAAACCATGACACATCTAcagaatatgacaaaaatagactaataatagacagaatacatgaaaaacagaccaaaaaaaaaattaaaagtaccTAAAAACTGCATATAGTTCTTACAACAGACTAAAGGGACCTAACAACTGACTAAAAAGAACTGGAATAGATGTGAATAaccaaaaacagactaaaataactGTAAGGACCCAAAAGGGAATAAAATCAgctaaaacagacaaaatggccaaaaactgaccaaaatgacataaaactacatgaaaacagacttaaaatacaaaaagacttaaaaaataaaGGACTTAAAATACctgaaaacagaataaaagtcCCTAAATATAGTACAGTGGTACTTTATAAGAGTCAGTAGCTCCTCCCACACTGAGGTGAGTCCACTCTCACTCTCACCTGAGGCTCCGCCCACACACGGAGGCTgaactctctctctccctctgtcaGGGCGAGCTGAGCGACCTGGACCTAGAGACCCTGGCCCCCTACATCCCCATGGACGGAGAGGACTTCCAGCTCAACCCCAGCATCCCTGAGTCCGTTCCTGTGGAGGCGGGGACAGTGGAGGCGGGGCCAGTGGCGTCCATGTGCAACTCTCCGCTGCACTTCACCCAGCAGAGCTTCAGCAACATCACCAGCCTCTTCCAGCCGCTGGCACCCAACGCCCCGCCCCCCACACGCTACCAGCCCTGGGTTGCCGGGGGGAAGAGAACCACGGGTAGAGGATCCATGGACCGTGGAGAGGTCTCCTATGTGAGCCACGTGTTGAACCCTCCCTACCAGGCCACGTGCACACCGCTGTCCTCCATGCAGTGGCCCCCTGACCCTCTGCTGACCTATCAGCATCATCCACAGGCAGCAGAGGAGCACATGCAACCTCCCACGCACAAACACAGGTGACCCCCTTTCATTCAGCGGTCCGTGTCCCCTAAGGCCACGCCTCTGCTCCATCACTGATACAACAAAACATCTCCCCCGCCCCCTCAGTGATACTGAATtaactggtgatcatgttaactggtgactgagtGTTAGCTGGTCATCAGTTAACATAAACgtttatactagtttataatgtttatactggtttataatgtttatactggtttataatgtttatactggtttctaatgtttatactggtttataatgtttatactggtttataatcTTTATACTGGTTTCTaatgtttatactggtttataatgtttatactggtttataatctttatactggtttataatgtttatactagtttataatgtttatactggtttataatgtttatactggtttataatctttatactggtttataatgtttatactagtttataaTTGTTGATAAACAGCACCCAGCAGCGTGCAGCTGTGCACTCTcacatttacattatatattattattattattattattattattattattaataataataatattaatattattaatattattaatattaataatatgatcCTGTAGCTCACACATGTGTAggttatatattattattattattattgttattaataataacatgaataatatgatatatattattattaatattaataataataataagatgatCCTGTAGGTTATATATTAttcatatatatgtgtgtgttttcagctcTATGTGTGATTTTGCTGCAGTCGTCACAGACATGAGTTCAGCCCACATGTCCAACGGTAACAAGCGCTCCTTTAACCAGATGTGTGCGGTGAGTCCTGGTGATGcggcgtgtgtgtgtctgtgtgtgctgaCAGTgagtttactgtgtgtgtgtgtgtgtgtgtgtgtgtgtgtgtttcagggggACGGTAAACTGTCAGAGATCAGCTGGAAGAAAATGAGAGGTGAGCCCAGTGCAGGTTCATCTGTGATCACACACATGCCGTGGTCCTCCGTTAGCACAGCGGCTAACGTGCTAACGTGCTTGTCTCCTCCCTCAGAGGCGGGGCCAGGCAGGATGATGCTGGCCAACACGGAGTCGTGTGTGGGATCGCTGCAACAACACAGAAAGTCTCAGTTTTCAGGAAACGGGACGAGAGACAAAGGCTTTCCTCAGAAGATCCACGACTACAGAGAGTATCACGGACTGCCTGCAGACAAGACTCAGGGTATgttaacaatcattaaaatacGTCTCATATCAGGTTTCACTTCTTTTAGGGATCATTTTATCAtctaaaaatcatttaaatctCTAGGTATAGCGACAAAACaaaggctcagacgctcacaccaaaaatactataatcaatattttcattgattaggaagcctaacaagggaACCAagaggagtgtcaaactcattttagttcaggagccaaatacgaAGCTGTTTATtgcaagagggccacagattttatgcgggaaaacaagtaatttcaaaaaaatcattatgccctagtttgcacttctacgtatacataaaatacaaaaatatgtaagaaacaatatctaagcaataagtgacagatatcagtcccaatagggtttacactttaaattgccttgattttgtgaccaatttctattaaattaaggaACACATTATCtcataatttgaagaaaatgtaaagatttttttaaaaatgactgaaatcatgtgatGAAAGCACagcatttacacaatgattcatgttttttacttcctcctgtgggccaaattggatgctcctaATGGCCGACTTTAGCcaccgggccatgagtttgacacatgaagtagatgatggataatatttttttgtgtattttacagctgatttaagacaaggatcaaaactgacctgttagcatcagagatgctaacagaaagctaacacaagaggaaggttacattttttaaGGGTTATTCATTGAGGGATCTATtacgcccaccgcgcgtaaggAGGCTAAAAGCGCGTAGTCTGTCAATGGAGGAGGCAGTGATGTCATTTGTTTGGGCTGTCTACAAATcctggaacatggagttttaccagtgcttgtaaatgtcattgaaaagaagagaagtgaaacttcaaaggaacatCAAAGGAGGAGAACtcatctgaggaagactggcagttgacagtcgaaaaacTTCAGAAgataaaaaattattgaaaaactttttctgaataaacaaaacctcaacttaacatacaattgaagacgtaattataatttaaaaatgtaattgagcccaaccctggttggTATAATGGTGTTTCCTTCTCTGAGTTCctgcctctgtgtgtgtctctgtgtgtgcgtgcgtgcgtagtGTCGGCCATGGCCAGTCGTCTGTTGTGCCCGTCCTTCGACCCGTCCTGTTTGCCAGAGTTGACCCGTTACGACTGCGAGGTCAACGTCCCGCTGCAGGGGAACCTGCACCTGCTGCAGGGCCGAGACCTGCTGAGAGCTTTGGATCAGGCCACCTAAATCCTCTACCCGTTCACCTCCAGGCCCCTGGCCTCCAGCTACCTGTAGAGAACAG
Protein-coding regions in this window:
- the epas1b gene encoding endothelial PAS domain-containing protein 1b; this translates as MAADKEKKRGSSERRKEKSRDAARCRRSKETEVFYELAHQLPLAYSVSTHLDKASIMRLAISFLRTHKLLANSSQGECGDGDAHMDSLYLKSLDGFVAVVTSDGDMIFLSENINKFLGVTQVELTGHSIFDFTHPCDHEEIRENLSLKMAGGGFSKKSKELNTERDFFMRMKCTVTNRGRTVNLKSASWKVLHCTGHLGTYTDSPPRVLCGFKEPPLTCAVLICEPIPHPSNIDTPLDSHSFLSRHSMDMKFTYCDDRVRDLIGYSPEDLLGRSVYDFYHALDSDCFTKNHHNLCSKGQALSGCYRMLAKSGGYVWVETQGTVIYNNRNSQPQCIVCVNYVLSDIEEKSLVLSLEQNQSLLKPSIVSSFFRFGAEMKEEPEESPQPPHHADSNANVSLDFAPPSWSSEAHMSVTVATVPEDVANMAGMFTVRQNPPPGSATPSLSSCSTPSSPGDYCSSVENELKVELTEKLFSLDTNGVSSSAHTEGELSDLDLETLAPYIPMDGEDFQLNPSIPESVPVEAGTVEAGPVASMCNSPLHFTQQSFSNITSLFQPLAPNAPPPTRYQPWVAGGKRTTGRGSMDRGEVSYVSHVLNPPYQATCTPLSSMQWPPDPLLTYQHHPQAAEEHMQPPTHKHSSMCDFAAVVTDMSSAHMSNGNKRSFNQMCAGDGKLSEISWKKMREAGPGRMMLANTESCVGSLQQHRKSQFSGNGTRDKGFPQKIHDYREYHGLPADKTQVSAMASRLLCPSFDPSCLPELTRYDCEVNVPLQGNLHLLQGRDLLRALDQAT